In Nostoc sp. GT001, a genomic segment contains:
- a CDS encoding GNAT family N-acetyltransferase, with translation MSNLVIKVAELPKDFPAIQAIRKSVFQEEQGVDPALEFDGKDEISDHLIAYLNMEVVGTARIRYLDDKTAKIERLAVLSTVRGQGIGKKIMENALQMIANQNILEVVIHAQEYVKDLYKKLDFIEEGEIFEEASILHVKMRKRFSQLK, from the coding sequence ATGAGTAATTTAGTTATAAAAGTTGCTGAATTACCTAAAGATTTTCCGGCAATTCAAGCAATTAGAAAATCAGTTTTTCAAGAAGAACAAGGGGTAGATCCAGCTTTAGAGTTTGATGGCAAAGATGAAATATCCGATCATCTAATTGCTTATTTAAATATGGAAGTTGTGGGGACTGCTAGAATCAGATATTTAGATGATAAAACTGCCAAAATAGAAAGGTTAGCTGTTTTATCGACAGTTAGAGGGCAAGGTATTGGTAAGAAAATTATGGAAAATGCCCTACAGATGATAGCTAACCAAAATATTCTAGAAGTAGTGATTCATGCTCAAGAATATGTGAAAGATTTATACAAGAAACTGGATTTTATAGAAGAAGGAGAAATATTTGAAGAAGCTAGTATTCTCCATGTGAAAATGAGAAAAAGGTTTTCACAGCTAAAGTAA